The Chryseolinea soli nucleotide sequence CGGATCGGCATCGTGTCTAAGTCGGGAACCCTCACCTATGAAGCAGCCGACCAGATCGTGAAAGCCGGCCTGGGCATCTCCACCGCTATTGGTATTGGCGGCGACCCCATCATCGGAACACCCACAAAAGATGCTGTAGAATTGTTAATGAATGACCCCGAAACCGACGCCATCGTCATGATCGGCGAGATCGGCGGAAACTATGAGCCCGTAGCGGCCCGTTGGATCAAGGATTCGGGAAATAAGAAGCCAGTGGTTGGATTTATCGCCGGCCAGACTGCCCCTCCGGGTCGCAGAATGGGCCACGCGGGTGCCATTATTGGCGGCGCCGACGACACCGCAGCGGCTAAGATGAAGATCATGCGCGAGTGTGGCATCACCGTGGTAGAATCACCCGCCGAGATTGGCGAAACCATGGTGAAAGTATTGGCCGGCAAAAAATAGTCGCCGGCCCCAATTTCCTATTAAAAAGTAGTTCTGAATTCGTTTTCCAGGTATTCGTTCAGGTTTTTCAACCCGCGCAGCATGCTGAGCTTTTCGGCTTTTTGATCGGCGTTGTCGTTTTGGTAGATCACCTCTACGAACAAGTCGCGGAGCATGTAGATGTAGATTTTGCGGCCATTTTTCACGCGCGTTCCCAGGGCTACACCTTTTCTTTTGAGGTATTTCACCTGACTTTCTAAAGAAAGCTTGCTGAAAATGAACTTGAGGATCATAAAACAATTTGTTTGTTGTGTTATGTATCCAAATGCCAATAGCAAGCCAGGAGAAAAAAACCTTAAAATATCGGTGTTTTGGCCTTTTTAGAGTGGAGGCCAGTCCAGGAATGGGAAACTGAATTCAAAACAATACTCTTTTATGGACAGAGGTCGGGAGCCACATCGTCTACCTCGCCAAACCACACCAGCCCGTATTCTTTGTAGATGCCAATGCCGATGGCCTTCCATTTTGCCTTTTCCCACGTGCCGCTGTTGATGAGCAGGGGATTGTGGCCGGGACTTACTTTCCAACCGTCAAGTCCTTCTTTCGCCGTGGCGCCAACGGAACTGTAATAGGCGATCTCAAAACCATTGCCCGTATAGCCGGCAATTTCCTGTGGCTTGGTCCACATGCAGGAGGCTTTCTTGTGATCGTTGGTATAACAGCACGACGTCCATTTTCCGTGCGACGACCAACTGTGGGGGTTGCATTTGTTCTTGGGGTCGAAGGTATAGTGCTCGGAGAGATCGCGTGCATGGGTCTGAGCCACCTGCGAGAGTTTGGTAGAGAGCGGAATCGATTCCAGGTGGTTTTCCCGGCGGTAGACCATGATCAGGTCATACAGTTTCTTCTCTTCTGGACTAAGGCAGACCGTTGCAACAGGATAGGGCCGCTCATGGAAGCCGCCGAGGCCAAACAGCACCAGACTGCTTGCCAGAAGAAGGGAAAACGATTTCATAGAGAAATTTACCAATAAACGCCAGGCCGAGTAAAAATATCTTCATTTCTGGTTGAGATTTTTTAATTTTCCGCGCCCAAAAAAATGGGCATCACAAAACATTCACTTTTAACGCATTACAAACAATGAGCGATCAGAAAATTAGCATCAGCAACGGTAAGCTGAACGTGCCTGATAATCCTACGATTCCCTTTATTGAAGGCGATGGAACCGGCGTAGACATTTGGCCTGCATCTCAACTGGTATTCGACAAAGCGGTAGAAAAGGCCTATAACGGAAAGCGGAAGATCAACTGGAAGGAAGTTCTGGCAGGCGAAAAAGCGTTTAACAAAACCGGCAACTGGATGCCCGAAGAAACGCTCACCGTCTTCAGAGAATATTTAGTAGGTATCAAAGGCCCCCTCACCACACCGGTAGGCGGCGGCATTCGCTCCCTCAATGTGGCCCTCCGCCAGGAACTCGACCTCTATGCGTGTGTGCGTCCCGTGCGGTGGTTCAAGGGCGTGCCTTCGCCCGTGAAGGAGCCTCAAAAGACCGACATGGTCATCTTCCGCGAAAACACCGAAGACATCTATGCCGGCATCGAATTTCAGGAAGGCTCGGAAGAGAACAAGAAATTCCTGCAGTTGTTGAAAGACAATTTCCCGAAGAGCTATAAGAAGATCCGCTTCCCCGAAAATTCGGGTATCGGCATCAAACCCGTTTCCAAAGACGGAACCGAACGTCTCGTGCGCTCGGCACTGAAATACGCCCTCGAGCACAAGCTGCCCAGCGTTACACTCGTGCACAAAGGCAACATCATGAAGTTCACCGAAGGCGGTTTCCGCGACTGGGGATATGCCCTCGCGAAAAGCGAATTTGGAGCCGTAGACCTCGATGGTGGTCCTTGGCAAGTGATCCAGAAAGGTGATCATAAACTGATCATCAAAGACGCCATCGCCGACGCATTCCTCCAGCAGATATTGCTGCGCCCGGATGAATATTCGGTGGTTGCAACCTTGAACCTCAACGGCGACTACATCTCCGATGCGCTCGCTGCCATCGTGGGAGGTATCGGCATTGCGCCCGGCGGAAACGTGAACTACGTAACCGGCCACGCCATCTTCGAAGCCACACACGGCACAGCACCTAAATACGCCGGCCAGGACAAAGTGAATCCCGGCTCTGTCATTCTCTCCGGTGTCATGATGCTCGAATACATGGGCTGGAAAGAAGCTGCCGATCTCATCATCAAAGGATTGGAAGGCGCCATCAATGCAAAGAAAGTAACCTACGATTTCCACCGCCTCATGGAAGGCGCAACCCTGCTGAAATGCTCGGAGTTTGCGAAAGAAGTAGTGAGTAAGATGTAATAAGCAACGGTTCACAACCGTGTGTTTTAAGAAAGGTCATCGAAAGGTGGCCTTTTTCTTTTTTTAAAATTTCAATCGGACGCCGTTAAAAACGTCGATGAAAACGCATAGCCCCTTGGATATTTTTTCAGGACGCGAAAAAATCAGTCGCATCTTTTTCTACTGAAATGTGGTTGCAGTAGTGTGAAATACTTTGCAGGAAAACGAATCGATCATGAACCCGTTCCTGCAGACCTGCCTGTCCGTTTTTTTCCTGGCTGTGATGCCGAATGCACCTATGTTTGGTCAGGCGCCGTCCTGCATGGGAATGACCAACACCATCACACAGCCTTCGCCGTTATGCCTGACAACCACGCCGGCAACGATCGTCCAGCCCGCGGCCACCAGCGTCCACACAGGACCAATGACTTACGATTGGGAGATGTCAACTTCATCCGCGACTGGCGGATTCGCTTCTCTGGGCGTGAACGCAGAAGATCTCCCGGTTCCCACATCGCCGGGGACCTACTACTTTAGAAGAATCGCTTCGCTGTCGGGCATCCCTGCACCCCCCCATACGCCACCTCCCTTTCGGCCATGCGAGAGCAATGTTGTCGAAGTTGTGATCGTGTCGCCGCCATCCATTTCGGCCAAATCGCCCGTTAGTGCAGAGGTATGCTCAGGTGCGGGCACAAGTTTTTCGATCACGGTATCTGCTGGGGGAGGAGTGAACAGTCAGTGGCAATACGATGATGGAACGGGTTTCACAGACATTGCATTCGGAAGCTCCACTTACAACGGAGCAAACGCGAATACGCTGACCATTTTGAATGCTGCAGGTTTGGGCAACCGAGATTTCAGATGCACAGTGACCAGTACGTTGAGCGCTGACTGCCAAAGTCAATCCACAGTATTTTCCCTGCATGAGAGACCGCTCCCCACCGTAACGCCCCTCGCAAAAACGGTTTGCGAAAGTGTGACAGCAAGAGGCGGTGCCGCCATCGTCGATCTTAACACGTTTAACAACGCACTAACCGTTTCAGATCCCGCCAACCTTTTCGTGTCGTGGTTCACCTCCTCACCCCGGGCCTCCATTAGCGATCCGGCAAACTTTCACTTCACGGGCACAACCGTGTTGACGGCCAATGTTACCAACACAACAACCTTTTGTGCGGCCGATGCCACGGTAAGACTCACCACCAAACCATTCCCAACCGCTACCGCCATCATACAATCGCCGGCCAATCTCTGCAGCGGCGAATATTTCGACGTCGCTTTGCAAGGAGCTGCTCAATACAACTGGACGGCTAGTGCGCCAACCGGAATACAAGGCGCCGGACCCGGGCAGGCCCCTGTCATACACCAGGCATTGACAAACCGGGGAACACAACATAAAGCGGTTACTTACACCATCGTGCCCAAACAGGACGGATGCATGGGCCCGCCGATCGATGTGACGGCAACCGTTCAACCGGAAGTAAAAAAATTTGCGGTCACCGGTGGGGGTGAAATATGCCTGGGCCATGCGGGCCTCACGATCGGGCTAGTGAACAGCCAATCCAACATAGCGTATGAATTGGAGCGAGATGGACAGTCCACGGGCATCACCTTGACTTCTCCCGGTGGTCCCTTTGTCTACCCCAACCCCATAGCCAGCAACGGCACCTTCACCATTCACGCCACCACCGGCGGCCGATGCGAAACCGACATGGACGGAAGCGCCATCGTCATTGTACGAACGGTCCCACAAGGAACCGGTATCATATCAGGCGACGAAATCATTTGTCAGGGATCGACACACACCTACGAGGCGTCCGGCTGGACCGATGCCACGGACTATCAATGGATCCTCCCAACACCGCTGCGAAGCGTGCGCGAAGAAGAACAGGTTGCTGAAATTATCGCGGAGCAAATAGAAACGGATGGGGCCGTGCAACTACAAGCTGTTGGCGTGAACACGTGTGGCGCGGGAATGACCGCCGCGAAAATCATCAGCATCCACGCCAACCCCATCGTCAACATCAGCCAACCGCAGATCGTGATAGCGGGGCAACCCTTTGACCTAACCTACACCACCACGACCTCTCTAGCGCAATGGCAATGGAATTTTGGCGACGGCGGCACATCCACCGGGTCATCTCCCGAGCATACCTATGATAAACCCGGTCCCTATGTTGTATCGCTGAACGCGTTCGATGAAAATAATTGCCCGGGATCTAACACGCTGAACATCGCCGTCACATCGGCCATTTCATCAAACAACATCAAGAACGTGATCACCGCCAACGGCGATTCGCAAAACGGATATCTGATCGTGGAGAATCTGGAGAAATTTCCTGACAACGAAGTGGTGCTTCTCTCGCGTTGGGGCAACGAGGTGTTTCGAAAAAAAGGCTATGCCAACGACTGGGATGCACGCGTTGATGGCTATTTTCTGCCGGCGGGCAACTACGTTTGCATCGTCCGGCTCACGGAAACAAACAACGTATTTTCACGGGTAATAACCGTCGTAAAAGATTGATGCGCCGGCTCGCAACCTTCTGGTTTTTCAGCGCGGCCCTGGCTGCACACGCCCAGGACATCCCGCTGTTCACACAAAAGCTGACCAATGCTTTTTTGTATAACCCCTCGGTGGCCGGCAATACTTTGGGATCCATCACGCTCGCGCGCCGGCAACATTGGAAGGGTATACAGGGTTCGCCAAACTCCACCCTGCTCAGCGCACATCTTCCGGTAAATGGTTATCGCTTTGGCACGGGACTCACCGTGTATCAAGACAACGTCGGTGTGTCTCAGACGCTTTCCGCCAACGGTGCCTTCGCTTATCACCTGATCTTACCCAGTCGCCAATCGTTCTCGCTGGGTGTGTCTGCTGAATATTATAACTACCGTGTTGTTCCCTCGCGCGTGGACGTGCAGGCAACGGGTTGGAGCGATCCTGTTCTGTTGTCGAGGTATACCGGTGTGAACGGCGTCGATTTTTCGGCCGGGGTCAGTTATTATTCGCGTTATCTCCGCGCAGGTGCTTCCATCAATCGCATCAGCGGATGGCTGGGGTCGGAGCACAGAAACCTCTTCCAGCCTTTCTTCACCGGGTTTGTGCAAGGCATACTGCCCCTGGCCGACAAGCGACACGGGGTGGAACCGATGCTCACCTATCGCTCCCTAAATCCGGAGAGCGCCTTGTTGGAGGGAGGTTTGTATTACACGTTCGATAAGAAGATCACCCTCGGGGCAAGCTATCGCACAGGAAAAGTAGTTTCCGTGGCCACATCATTCCAGGTGTACAAGAATCTGACGATAGGCTATAGCAACGAACTCTTCGCCAGTCAACGCAACGTTGGCTTGGGACCTAGTCACGAAATCGCTGTGCGTTTCGATTTTAACGATCGCACCGATCTGCAGGCCCGCAAAAGTCCCCGGTATCTCAACACGGCTCAACTTCAGGCTCGCCGCAAACCCCTTGTAAATTATTTTGTCCCGAAAGTCGCCGTCAGGAAATACAAGCACTATGTCAGGAAGACCCGCAGAATTTCCAATCAGGCCTTGTTCGAATGGCGCGCGAAAAAGACGCCTCGCAAAAAGCGGATGACGATAAAAAAGAGAAAATGAATTTAGAAGTTGAGCATGCCGATCGCTGTGAGCGCGGCTTCCTCACCCTTGTTACCATATTTACCACCCGCACGATCCAACGCCTGCTGTTTGTTCAACGTGGTGAGCACGCCAAAGATGACCGGCTTGCGGGTTTTCAACGCAGCCTCGGTGACACCGTAGGCAACGCCCTGGCAGATGTAGTCGAAGTGGGGTGTCTCGCCTTGAATAACACAGCCCAGACAGATCACGGCGTCGATATCTTTTTTCTCACCCATCCACAAAGCGCCCAGTGAAAGCTCGAACGTGCCCGGCACATTTTTGCGGATGATGTGTGTTTTCTTTACCCCGTTGGCGGTCAGTCCCGCTACGGCACCTTCATAAAGGGCTTCCGTGATCTCTTCGTTCCATTCCGCCACGACGATGGCGAATTTCTTTTTGGAGAGATTTACGTCCGATTTTACTTTTCCAGATTTCAAGGGACCGGCCATAGGCGTGTAGTTTGTTTTTCCTGGAGGAAAATAGGGTGAAATAAAAAAGGGATAGAAGATCTATCCCTTGAAATTAAATGAAATATGCTTAGGAATTGCTTTCCAAACGCGCTTTGAACTTGCGGGCACTTTGATATTCCGCAGATTCCCAATACTGGGTGATCACTTTTTCATAGGCTTCTTTTGCCTTGTCGTTCTGGTTCAGCTTTTCGTAGGCCAGGGCTTCCTTCATCAGGTAGGCCGGTGAAAAATATTTGTTCGGCTTGTAGTTGGCGGCCTTGTTGTAGTATTT carries:
- the sucD gene encoding succinate--CoA ligase subunit alpha; this translates as MSVLVNKNSRVIVQGFTGSEGSFHAGQMIEYGTNVVGGVTPAKGGTEHLGRPVFNTVKEAVEKTGADVSIIFVPPAFAADAIMEAVDAGIKVVITITEGIPVKDMMTAKKYLQSKGGVTLIGPNCPGVITPGEAKVGIMPGFVFKKGRIGIVSKSGTLTYEAADQIVKAGLGISTAIGIGGDPIIGTPTKDAVELLMNDPETDAIVMIGEIGGNYEPVAARWIKDSGNKKPVVGFIAGQTAPPGRRMGHAGAIIGGADDTAAAKMKIMRECGITVVESPAEIGETMVKVLAGKK
- a CDS encoding CAP domain-containing protein, with the translated sequence MKSFSLLLASSLVLFGLGGFHERPYPVATVCLSPEEKKLYDLIMVYRRENHLESIPLSTKLSQVAQTHARDLSEHYTFDPKNKCNPHSWSSHGKWTSCCYTNDHKKASCMWTKPQEIAGYTGNGFEIAYYSSVGATAKEGLDGWKVSPGHNPLLINSGTWEKAKWKAIGIGIYKEYGLVWFGEVDDVAPDLCP
- the icd gene encoding NADP-dependent isocitrate dehydrogenase gives rise to the protein MSDQKISISNGKLNVPDNPTIPFIEGDGTGVDIWPASQLVFDKAVEKAYNGKRKINWKEVLAGEKAFNKTGNWMPEETLTVFREYLVGIKGPLTTPVGGGIRSLNVALRQELDLYACVRPVRWFKGVPSPVKEPQKTDMVIFRENTEDIYAGIEFQEGSEENKKFLQLLKDNFPKSYKKIRFPENSGIGIKPVSKDGTERLVRSALKYALEHKLPSVTLVHKGNIMKFTEGGFRDWGYALAKSEFGAVDLDGGPWQVIQKGDHKLIIKDAIADAFLQQILLRPDEYSVVATLNLNGDYISDALAAIVGGIGIAPGGNVNYVTGHAIFEATHGTAPKYAGQDKVNPGSVILSGVMMLEYMGWKEAADLIIKGLEGAINAKKVTYDFHRLMEGATLLKCSEFAKEVVSKM
- a CDS encoding PKD domain-containing protein, with the protein product MNPFLQTCLSVFFLAVMPNAPMFGQAPSCMGMTNTITQPSPLCLTTTPATIVQPAATSVHTGPMTYDWEMSTSSATGGFASLGVNAEDLPVPTSPGTYYFRRIASLSGIPAPPHTPPPFRPCESNVVEVVIVSPPSISAKSPVSAEVCSGAGTSFSITVSAGGGVNSQWQYDDGTGFTDIAFGSSTYNGANANTLTILNAAGLGNRDFRCTVTSTLSADCQSQSTVFSLHERPLPTVTPLAKTVCESVTARGGAAIVDLNTFNNALTVSDPANLFVSWFTSSPRASISDPANFHFTGTTVLTANVTNTTTFCAADATVRLTTKPFPTATAIIQSPANLCSGEYFDVALQGAAQYNWTASAPTGIQGAGPGQAPVIHQALTNRGTQHKAVTYTIVPKQDGCMGPPIDVTATVQPEVKKFAVTGGGEICLGHAGLTIGLVNSQSNIAYELERDGQSTGITLTSPGGPFVYPNPIASNGTFTIHATTGGRCETDMDGSAIVIVRTVPQGTGIISGDEIICQGSTHTYEASGWTDATDYQWILPTPLRSVREEEQVAEIIAEQIETDGAVQLQAVGVNTCGAGMTAAKIISIHANPIVNISQPQIVIAGQPFDLTYTTTTSLAQWQWNFGDGGTSTGSSPEHTYDKPGPYVVSLNAFDENNCPGSNTLNIAVTSAISSNNIKNVITANGDSQNGYLIVENLEKFPDNEVVLLSRWGNEVFRKKGYANDWDARVDGYFLPAGNYVCIVRLTETNNVFSRVITVVKD
- a CDS encoding PorP/SprF family type IX secretion system membrane protein gives rise to the protein MRRLATFWFFSAALAAHAQDIPLFTQKLTNAFLYNPSVAGNTLGSITLARRQHWKGIQGSPNSTLLSAHLPVNGYRFGTGLTVYQDNVGVSQTLSANGAFAYHLILPSRQSFSLGVSAEYYNYRVVPSRVDVQATGWSDPVLLSRYTGVNGVDFSAGVSYYSRYLRAGASINRISGWLGSEHRNLFQPFFTGFVQGILPLADKRHGVEPMLTYRSLNPESALLEGGLYYTFDKKITLGASYRTGKVVSVATSFQVYKNLTIGYSNELFASQRNVGLGPSHEIAVRFDFNDRTDLQARKSPRYLNTAQLQARRKPLVNYFVPKVAVRKYKHYVRKTRRISNQALFEWRAKKTPRKKRMTIKKRK
- the ribH gene encoding 6,7-dimethyl-8-ribityllumazine synthase, translated to MAGPLKSGKVKSDVNLSKKKFAIVVAEWNEEITEALYEGAVAGLTANGVKKTHIIRKNVPGTFELSLGALWMGEKKDIDAVICLGCVIQGETPHFDYICQGVAYGVTEAALKTRKPVIFGVLTTLNKQQALDRAGGKYGNKGEEAALTAIGMLNF